In Bicyclus anynana chromosome 22, ilBicAnyn1.1, whole genome shotgun sequence, the following proteins share a genomic window:
- the LOC112047382 gene encoding regucalcin, translating into MISMNVCVLVLVIVIGISAYQPQTPLIKNVFRDGTHLEGPHFAKDESALYWVDITEQKAYRLDIDTGNITSRYIEYGPVSLIVRVKDYPGLVVVSARSELYFLAWDAPGGDKALRQLTAVDVGLPDNRVNDGKVDASGRLWFGTMGNEVNGEIDKDQGTLYSITQYNFMHPEEKVRPVSISNGIAWTSDNKFMFYIDSPTRNIDVFDFDLVSGTIRNRRVLFSFQANNVTGVPDGMTIDRDGNLWVACYDGGKIIKVDPRAGKLMEHHRIPASKVTSLTWGGYDYSTLYVTTSKRGLNPLQKTQEPEAGSLFAIEFTGSRGNPENQLAFANADKY; encoded by the exons ATGATATCGATGAATGTGTGCGTTTTAGTGTTGGTTATCGTGATCGGTATTAGTGCTTACCAGCCGCAAACGCCGCTTATAAAGAAT GTATTTCGCGATGGAACTCATCTCGAAGGTCCACATTTCGCTAAAGATGAAAGTGCTCTGTATTGGGTGGACATAACGGAGCAGAAAGCTTACAGACTTGACATAGACACGGGCAATATTACCAGCAGGTATATAG AATATGGTCCAGTGAGTTTGATTGTAAGGGTGAAGGATTACCCAGGGCTAGTAGTGGTGTCAGCTAGATCGGAACTGTATTTCCTGGCATGGGACGCGCCCGGGGGTGACAAAGCTTTGAGGCAGCTAACTGCCGTGGACGTAGGCTTGCCTGACAATAGAGTGAATGATGGCAAGGTGGACGCTTCAGGAAGACTTTGGTTTG GAACAATGGGCAATGAAGTGAATGGAGAGATAGATAAGGACCAAGGCACACTGTATTCCATAACGCAGTACAACTTCATGCATCCCGAGGAGAAAGTCCGTCCTGTCTCTATATCTAACGGAATAGCGTGGACATCTGACAACAAATTCATGTTCTACATTGATTCGCCCACTAGAAACATTGATGTGTTCGATTTCGATCTCGTATCTGGAACTATAC GCAATAGGAGAGTACTATTTAGTTTCCAAGCCAATAATGTGACAGGAGTGCCAGATGGGATGACCATTGATAGAGACGGAAACTTGTGGGTTGCATGCTATGATGGAGGAAAG ATAATCAAAGTAGACCCAAGGGCCGGCAAACTAATGGAACACCACAGAATACCTGCCAGCAAGGTCACATCGTTAACTTGGGGTGGATATGATTACTCCACTCTATATGTAACAACTAGTAAACGTGGTTTGAACCCACTACAGAAGACTCAGGAACCAGAGGCTGGTTCATTATTTGCGATAGAATTCACAGGCTCTAGAGGTAACCCTGAGAATCAGCTAGCATTTGCTAATGctgacaaatattaa